Proteins encoded by one window of Enterobacter hormaechei subsp. xiangfangensis:
- a CDS encoding Hcp family type VI secretion system effector, protein MAIDMFLKVEGVTGESKDSNHTGWTDITSFSWGASQPGNMSVGGGGGAGKVNFNDLHVNALIDKSTTAILKHCASGKHLTKVELSVCKAGGQQVEYTRITLEDVLVTSVQYTGADNGDTVGVTYAFQAAKVKQQYWEQTTAGGKGAESSAGWNIKENKEA, encoded by the coding sequence ATGGCTATTGATATGTTTCTGAAGGTCGAGGGTGTTACGGGCGAATCTAAAGATTCTAACCACACCGGCTGGACTGATATTACCTCCTTCTCCTGGGGCGCGTCCCAGCCGGGTAATATGAGCGTTGGTGGCGGCGGCGGTGCCGGTAAAGTTAACTTTAACGATCTGCACGTTAACGCTCTGATCGACAAATCCACTACAGCAATCCTGAAACACTGCGCAAGCGGTAAGCACCTGACCAAAGTTGAACTGTCCGTCTGCAAGGCGGGTGGTCAGCAGGTTGAATATACCCGCATCACCCTGGAAGACGTTCTCGTGACTTCCGTTCAGTACACCGGTGCCGACAACGGCGATACCGTTGGCGTGACCTATGCATTCCAGGCTGCGAAAGTGAAACAGCAGTACTGGGAGCAGACCACTGCCGGTGGTAAAGGTGCTGAAAGCAGCGCTGGCTGGAACATCAAAGAGAACAAAGAAGCGTAA
- a CDS encoding T6SS amidase immunity protein Tai4 family protein — protein MGIKIIIFRCLKTVFLLLTCLSFSARGDNPYVDFYQQQTYRQVVKDFVLARCLAQVADKGSQFSADAARSASAFIEWIPFDAENGTDKVNAIIGKYKNQINGFHSERKPDVKGVTLNCLRLYHSDELNKLVPQLIIGDPDRTWIQDNPQ, from the coding sequence TTGGGAATTAAAATAATTATATTCAGGTGTTTAAAGACCGTATTTCTTTTGCTCACTTGCTTATCTTTTTCTGCTCGCGGTGACAACCCTTACGTTGATTTTTATCAGCAGCAAACATACCGGCAGGTGGTTAAAGATTTTGTCCTGGCGCGCTGCCTTGCGCAGGTAGCAGATAAAGGCAGTCAATTTTCTGCTGATGCGGCCCGCAGTGCGAGTGCATTTATTGAATGGATACCGTTTGATGCTGAAAACGGTACTGACAAAGTTAACGCCATTATTGGGAAGTATAAAAACCAAATTAATGGTTTCCACTCGGAGCGCAAACCTGATGTAAAAGGCGTAACCTTAAATTGTCTACGTCTTTATCATAGCGACGAACTGAATAAACTGGTTCCGCAGCTCATCATTGGCGATCCTGATCGTACCTGGATTCAGGATAATCCGCAGTAG
- a CDS encoding T6SS effector amidase Tae4 family protein, translated as MRPLYEQLKRQHYSSNHTRAGFASGEQVFSEIGYDYSTIIKQQPAYENTCAVRMSLALLKCNVEFTGRLPIKTGPYKGKTIEPGAKLLADQLYKSHVFGKAEIFKDREAGARSMLGRKGVVFFNKIDGYGGGHIDLIEPLSNNSFICNSDCFPYCQEIWFWELK; from the coding sequence ATGAGACCATTATACGAACAACTTAAACGTCAGCATTACTCTTCAAATCACACACGCGCGGGTTTTGCCTCGGGTGAACAGGTTTTTTCAGAAATTGGCTACGATTATTCGACGATTATCAAGCAACAACCGGCATACGAAAATACCTGTGCGGTAAGAATGAGCCTGGCATTGTTAAAATGCAATGTTGAATTTACAGGGCGTTTACCCATAAAGACCGGTCCCTATAAGGGAAAAACAATCGAGCCTGGCGCAAAATTACTTGCCGATCAGCTTTATAAATCCCATGTGTTTGGCAAGGCAGAAATCTTTAAAGACCGCGAGGCTGGTGCACGCTCAATGTTGGGCCGAAAAGGTGTTGTTTTCTTCAATAAAATTGATGGGTATGGCGGTGGTCATATCGACCTTATCGAGCCTCTGAGTAATAATTCTTTTATATGTAACTCCGATTGCTTTCCGTACTGTCAGGAAATCTGGTTTTGGGAATTAAAATAA
- a CDS encoding Rap1a/Tai family immunity protein, with protein MKHILVIATSLLAVSTLASADAGNYKYPQAEALPQDDTSNFQRDPTLLTGYDLNLSAERFAKAWLSKTNERERIKANMYLLGVVDASEGTAWCKGRPFLPNTIHEFLYSRFANLSKQQGEERASKIIIDGMKELRPCKKGE; from the coding sequence GTGAAACATATACTTGTGATCGCGACCAGTTTGCTGGCAGTTTCTACTCTCGCAAGCGCTGACGCTGGAAATTACAAATACCCTCAAGCGGAAGCATTGCCTCAGGATGACACATCGAACTTCCAACGCGATCCGACGCTGTTAACAGGGTACGATTTAAATCTGAGTGCAGAGCGTTTTGCTAAAGCCTGGCTGTCGAAAACGAATGAACGTGAACGCATTAAGGCAAATATGTATCTTCTCGGCGTAGTCGACGCGTCTGAGGGCACTGCATGGTGCAAGGGCAGGCCTTTTTTGCCAAATACAATACATGAGTTTCTCTATTCTCGTTTTGCGAACTTATCGAAACAGCAAGGCGAGGAGCGCGCTTCAAAAATCATCATTGACGGCATGAAAGAATTACGCCCGTGCAAAAAAGGAGAGTGA
- the tssC gene encoding type VI secretion system contractile sheath large subunit — MSNQTQQHDQQAGQAFSQDEFSALLNKEFRPKTDQARSAVESAVKTLAQQALENTVTFSNDTYRTIQNLIAGIDEQLSQQVNQIIHHEEFQKLESAWRGLSYLVNNTETDEMLKIRFMSISKQELGRTLKRYKGVGWDQSPIFKKIYEQEYGQFGGEPFGCIVGDYYFDHSPQDVELLGEMARIGSAAHCPFITGTAPGVMQMESWQELANPRDLTKIFQNTEYAAWRSLRESEDARYLGLVMPRFLSRLPYGIRTNPVDSFDFEEQTDGANHNSYSWANAAYAMAANINRSFKEYGWCTSIRGVESGGAVENLPCHTFPSDDGGVDMKCPTEIAISDRREAELAKNGFMPLVHRKNSDFAAFIGAQSLQKPAEYHDPDATANARLASRLPYLFACCRFAHYLKCIVRDKIGSFREREEMERWLNDWVMNYVDGDPANSSQETKSRKPLAAAEVQVQEIEDNPGYYAAKFFLRPHYQLEGLTVSLRLVSKLPSLKTKDA, encoded by the coding sequence ATGAGCAACCAGACTCAACAACACGATCAGCAGGCGGGCCAGGCGTTCAGCCAGGACGAGTTCAGCGCGCTGCTGAATAAAGAGTTCCGCCCGAAAACCGATCAGGCGCGCTCTGCCGTAGAAAGCGCGGTTAAAACCCTGGCGCAGCAGGCGCTGGAAAACACCGTGACCTTCTCAAACGATACCTACCGCACCATTCAGAACCTGATTGCCGGTATTGACGAGCAGCTTTCGCAGCAGGTGAACCAGATCATTCACCACGAGGAGTTCCAGAAGCTGGAGAGCGCCTGGCGCGGCCTGAGCTACCTGGTGAACAATACCGAAACCGACGAGATGCTGAAGATCCGCTTTATGAGCATCTCCAAGCAGGAGCTGGGCCGCACCCTGAAGCGCTACAAGGGCGTGGGCTGGGACCAGAGCCCGATCTTCAAAAAAATCTACGAGCAGGAGTACGGCCAGTTCGGTGGCGAGCCGTTTGGCTGCATCGTAGGCGACTACTACTTCGACCACAGCCCGCAGGACGTTGAGCTGCTGGGCGAGATGGCGCGCATTGGCTCCGCGGCCCACTGTCCGTTCATCACCGGTACCGCACCGGGCGTGATGCAGATGGAGTCCTGGCAGGAACTGGCTAACCCGCGCGATCTGACCAAAATCTTCCAGAACACCGAATACGCCGCCTGGCGTTCACTGCGTGAATCGGAAGATGCCCGCTATCTGGGCCTGGTGATGCCGCGCTTCCTGTCGCGCCTGCCGTACGGCATTCGCACCAACCCGGTCGACAGCTTTGATTTTGAAGAGCAGACCGACGGCGCGAACCACAACAGCTACTCCTGGGCGAACGCGGCCTATGCGATGGCGGCCAACATCAACCGCTCCTTTAAAGAGTACGGCTGGTGCACCTCGATTCGCGGCGTCGAATCCGGCGGGGCGGTGGAAAACCTGCCGTGCCACACCTTCCCGAGCGATGACGGCGGCGTGGACATGAAGTGCCCGACCGAGATCGCCATCAGCGATCGCCGTGAAGCGGAACTGGCGAAAAACGGCTTTATGCCGCTGGTTCACCGCAAAAACTCCGACTTCGCCGCCTTCATCGGCGCGCAGTCCCTGCAAAAACCGGCCGAGTACCACGACCCGGATGCCACCGCTAACGCGCGCCTGGCCTCCCGTCTGCCTTACCTGTTCGCCTGCTGTCGTTTTGCTCACTACCTGAAGTGCATCGTGCGCGACAAAATCGGCTCCTTCCGCGAGCGCGAAGAGATGGAACGCTGGCTGAACGACTGGGTGATGAACTACGTCGACGGTGACCCGGCGAACTCCTCCCAGGAAACCAAGTCCCGTAAACCGCTGGCGGCGGCGGAAGTGCAGGTGCAAGAAATCGAAGACAACCCGGGCTACTACGCCGCGAAGTTCTTCCTGCGTCCACACTACCAGCTGGAAGGTCTGACCGTTTCCCTGCGTCTGGTATCTAAACTGCCGTCGCTGAAGACGAAGGACGCGTAA
- the tssB gene encoding type VI secretion system contractile sheath small subunit yields the protein MAMSNSGQKFIARNRAPRVQIEYDVEIYGAERKIQLPFVMGVMADLVGKPVENLPAVDERKFLEIDIDNFDERMKALKPRVAFQVDNTLTGEGKLNVDLTFDSMDDFLPDAVARKVEPLNKLLEARTQLSNLLTYMDGKNGAEELIAKILQDPTLLKSLSQLPKNDESAKGSEE from the coding sequence ATGGCAATGAGTAACAGTGGACAGAAATTCATCGCACGCAACCGTGCTCCCCGCGTGCAGATCGAATACGACGTAGAGATCTACGGTGCAGAACGCAAAATTCAGCTGCCGTTTGTGATGGGCGTTATGGCCGATCTGGTTGGCAAGCCGGTGGAAAACCTGCCAGCCGTCGACGAGCGTAAATTCCTGGAAATCGACATCGACAACTTCGACGAACGCATGAAGGCGCTGAAGCCGCGCGTGGCGTTCCAGGTGGATAACACCCTGACCGGCGAAGGTAAGCTCAACGTCGATCTGACCTTTGACAGCATGGACGACTTCCTGCCGGACGCGGTGGCCCGTAAAGTAGAGCCGCTGAACAAGCTGCTGGAAGCCCGTACCCAGCTCTCCAACCTGCTGACCTACATGGACGGCAAAAACGGCGCGGAAGAGCTGATTGCAAAAATCCTTCAGGATCCGACGCTGCTCAAATCCCTGAGCCAGTTGCCGAAAAATGACGAAAGTGCGAAAGGTAGCGAGGAATAA
- the tssA gene encoding type VI secretion system protein TssA, protein MNIDEFLAPISPDNPCGENLEYDADFQAMGQASQGKAEQQFGDTIIPAEPADWNTVEKLATSLLGRTKDLRVMLALTHAWTRRRGLAGYADGLLLVQEALSRYWEQLYPLLEEYGETDPFYRINALAGLSDKSDLTVAVRNASLLRSNGDEISLRDAQALLDGSKTECPDYPGGRPRLIDELARGDQPGTEAVIVINERLLAIRELLTGYLGESGVPEMEQLLKTVGLVASACQVTDISKLLPNRDAQAEQHAEPQPAAAQPVQPVTDWRSVQVTSRADAQLMLEKAKQYFAQYEPSHPAPLMIERVQRLSELNFMDIIRDLAPDGVNQLENIFGRRE, encoded by the coding sequence ATGAATATCGATGAATTTCTCGCGCCGATAAGCCCCGATAACCCCTGCGGTGAAAACCTGGAGTACGACGCTGATTTCCAGGCCATGGGTCAGGCCAGTCAGGGTAAAGCCGAGCAGCAGTTTGGCGACACCATCATTCCGGCAGAGCCTGCCGACTGGAACACGGTGGAAAAACTCGCCACCAGCCTACTGGGACGCACCAAAGATCTTCGCGTCATGCTGGCGTTAACCCATGCCTGGACACGTCGTCGCGGGCTGGCAGGTTACGCCGACGGGCTACTGCTGGTGCAGGAAGCCCTGTCCCGTTACTGGGAGCAACTTTACCCGCTGCTGGAAGAGTATGGCGAAACCGATCCGTTCTACCGCATCAACGCCCTCGCCGGGCTGAGTGATAAATCTGACCTGACGGTCGCGGTACGTAACGCCTCACTGCTCCGCTCAAACGGCGATGAGATTTCGCTCCGTGACGCCCAGGCGCTGCTTGACGGCAGTAAAACCGAGTGTCCGGATTATCCGGGCGGGCGTCCACGACTGATCGATGAGCTGGCCCGGGGCGATCAGCCCGGCACCGAAGCGGTAATCGTGATCAACGAACGCCTGCTGGCCATCCGCGAACTGCTTACCGGCTATCTCGGGGAAAGTGGCGTACCGGAGATGGAACAGCTGCTGAAAACCGTCGGGCTGGTCGCCAGCGCGTGTCAGGTGACCGACATCAGTAAGCTGCTGCCGAACCGTGACGCGCAGGCTGAACAGCACGCTGAGCCGCAGCCTGCGGCAGCGCAGCCCGTTCAGCCGGTCACCGACTGGCGCAGCGTGCAGGTGACCAGCCGCGCCGACGCGCAGCTAATGCTGGAAAAAGCGAAACAGTACTTTGCGCAGTACGAACCCAGCCATCCCGCACCGCTGATGATTGAACGGGTGCAGCGGCTGTCTGAACTCAACTTTATGGACATTATTCGCGACCTGGCGCCAGACGGCGTTAACCAACTGGAAAACATCTTTGGACGCCGCGAATGA
- the tagF gene encoding type VI secretion system-associated protein TagF, which produces MTNTPAMNRYSWYGKLPSAGDFLQRRFPDTLQRQWSHWFQVGLLAWQQEEQRSGERPFSKAPVWNFVVPPMLGSQMIQMGCLLPGRDSVGRHYPVCLQLSFTPAEWSSRLLGQAESWYQQLGRLGLHAVRNSYSASQLDEMLMTIPAPQPVEPQKRSDILDVIGYDDEGQSTLGWPQAAECFDPLRQTSYWWTNRCDGYPLYTHVHSGNFTGQLFTLLFDPAGGARPGRHGLYPPMFE; this is translated from the coding sequence ATGACGAATACCCCTGCGATGAACCGATATAGCTGGTATGGCAAATTACCCAGCGCCGGAGATTTTTTGCAGCGTCGCTTTCCGGATACCCTGCAACGCCAGTGGTCGCACTGGTTCCAGGTCGGCCTGCTGGCCTGGCAACAGGAAGAGCAGCGCAGCGGCGAGCGCCCATTTTCAAAAGCCCCGGTGTGGAACTTTGTCGTCCCGCCGATGCTCGGTAGCCAGATGATTCAGATGGGCTGCCTGCTGCCGGGCCGTGACAGCGTAGGCCGCCACTATCCGGTATGCCTGCAACTGAGCTTCACCCCCGCCGAGTGGTCATCCCGCCTGCTCGGGCAGGCTGAGAGCTGGTACCAGCAGCTTGGCCGTCTGGGGCTGCACGCGGTGCGTAACAGCTATTCTGCCTCCCAGCTGGATGAAATGCTGATGACCATCCCAGCGCCCCAGCCGGTTGAGCCGCAAAAGCGCTCCGACATTCTCGACGTGATTGGCTATGACGACGAGGGTCAGAGCACGCTGGGCTGGCCGCAGGCGGCGGAGTGTTTTGATCCGCTGCGCCAGACCAGCTACTGGTGGACAAACCGCTGCGACGGCTATCCGCTGTACACCCACGTCCACAGCGGAAACTTTACCGGGCAGCTCTTTACGCTGCTGTTCGATCCGGCAGGCGGCGCCCGTCCGGGCCGCCACGGTCTTTACCCGCCTATGTTTGAATAA
- the tssM gene encoding type VI secretion system membrane subunit TssM — MLTTLLSILTNRILWSFLGVTALAAVIWMIGPLLSIVDTRPLESEQNRVISIAVVYLIWAQSHILPRLYNAWLNRKLMDKLNENTTSPEAADPQKRLNSEEQILAGRFDEAAQMLKKAHFSKAGHGAQWTQRFSTQYLYQLPWYVIIGAPGSGKTTALANSGLQFPLADRFGKTALRGIGGTRNCDWWFTNEAVLLDTAGRYTTQESEQVQDAGEWLEFINLLRKYRRRQPINGVIITISISDLLSQSAEASRQQAVNLRQRLSELHEQLGIRFPVYVMVTKADLLKGFRAWFADYDKAQRDQIWGFTLPWEQTKHADYDLMGNFQQEFSLLQQRLDAGLPETMLKEHDAKTRAEAYLFPQEFAALRPLLADYLSTVFARSNFETEFSPRGIYFASGTQEGMPFDRVMGELNRALSLPEGEESTRWDSVSKEAPIPGAKGQSFFIKNLLQNVIFQEAGIAGENRWWELRNRAVMWSGYAALLALLVILGGLWLTSYAKNKAYLEEVDAKVPMLEQQSKALQNQPQRDLFALLPLLNSLVDLPKSDAFDVNNPPVSRRMGLYRGDDVSDASQSLYQKALDQMLLPAVAMHITTWLRNDNGSDVEYSYEALKAYQMLYQPKHYDGKFLHSWVMLNLQRNLPQNVTQAQLQELEWHLTQLLEPKIQASPYAQDEDLVARERALINQQPLSTRVYGRLKRLLEHDENLKPVSLSDLGGPQSELVFSRKSGKPVSEGVPGLYTPDGYWKSFNDQIDSVTTALHEDDAWVLGAATAQEDKQQIDNAVRQLYMRDFIVNWDRFLADIQLNNSADLSQRINTARLLSGTNSPLRRLVLNLSKVLTLSRTAPAPEDAQKAEDQSNRATRTLEALFSNGDNAPTQGAVVTQAPEQLVTDHYAPMIELAQPLEKGGKTIVFDDFLKQVDELYRYLTAVQDAANSGMPAPGGDAISRLQASAGRLPGGLQTMFSNMAVGASSDTQRRDLENVRKRINVEVGGFCRQAIAGRYPLVRSASTEVTPDDLARMFAPGTGLMDTFFRDNLTNKVDTTQANWRFMPGIDGKTLPGSEGLLRPFQQAQSVRDAFFANGATTPSFKVTVRTVRMDNTILNLTLDVDGQLLRYSHGPQAVQIMTWPGPGGTNQVRMQLGLANGSTATLVTNGSWALNRFFDKARTSPGAGSLSRQATFNVDGHQVTLEFAPNSIRNPFQLPRFSCP; from the coding sequence ATGCTGACTACTCTACTTTCTATACTGACCAATCGCATTCTGTGGAGCTTCCTGGGCGTAACGGCGCTCGCGGCGGTCATCTGGATGATTGGCCCGCTGTTGTCCATCGTAGATACCCGCCCGCTTGAATCAGAGCAGAACCGCGTCATCAGCATTGCGGTGGTCTACCTGATTTGGGCCCAGAGCCACATTCTGCCGCGGCTGTATAACGCCTGGCTGAACCGTAAGCTGATGGACAAGCTCAACGAAAATACCACCAGCCCGGAGGCGGCCGATCCGCAGAAACGTCTGAACAGCGAGGAGCAGATCCTTGCCGGGCGTTTCGATGAAGCCGCCCAGATGCTGAAAAAAGCCCACTTCAGCAAAGCGGGACATGGCGCACAGTGGACGCAGCGCTTCAGCACGCAATACCTCTATCAGCTGCCGTGGTACGTCATTATTGGCGCGCCAGGTTCCGGTAAAACCACCGCGCTGGCCAACTCCGGGCTGCAATTCCCGCTGGCGGATCGCTTCGGTAAAACCGCGCTGCGCGGCATTGGCGGCACGCGCAACTGTGACTGGTGGTTTACCAACGAGGCGGTTCTGCTGGATACCGCGGGGCGCTATACCACTCAGGAGAGTGAGCAGGTTCAGGACGCCGGGGAGTGGCTGGAATTTATCAACCTGCTGCGTAAATACCGCCGTCGCCAGCCCATCAACGGCGTGATTATTACTATCAGTATTTCCGACCTGCTTTCGCAGTCCGCTGAGGCCTCCCGACAGCAGGCGGTCAACCTGCGCCAGCGTCTCTCCGAGCTGCATGAACAGCTGGGTATTCGCTTCCCGGTTTATGTGATGGTGACCAAAGCGGACCTGCTTAAAGGCTTCCGCGCCTGGTTTGCGGATTACGACAAAGCCCAGCGCGACCAGATCTGGGGCTTTACGCTGCCGTGGGAGCAGACCAAACACGCCGATTACGATCTTATGGGCAACTTCCAGCAGGAATTTTCCCTGCTGCAACAGCGTCTGGATGCGGGCCTTCCGGAAACCATGCTCAAAGAGCATGACGCCAAAACCCGTGCGGAAGCCTATCTCTTCCCGCAGGAGTTCGCCGCGCTGCGTCCGCTGCTGGCAGACTACCTGAGCACGGTCTTTGCCCGCTCAAACTTCGAAACCGAATTTTCGCCGCGCGGCATCTACTTCGCCAGCGGCACCCAGGAAGGGATGCCGTTTGACCGCGTGATGGGCGAGCTGAACCGCGCGCTCTCCTTACCTGAAGGGGAGGAAAGCACGCGCTGGGATTCGGTGAGCAAAGAGGCGCCGATCCCGGGCGCGAAGGGTCAAAGCTTCTTCATTAAGAACCTGCTGCAAAACGTGATTTTCCAGGAAGCGGGTATCGCCGGGGAAAACCGCTGGTGGGAGCTTCGCAACCGCGCCGTGATGTGGTCCGGCTACGCGGCGCTGCTGGCTCTGCTGGTGATCCTGGGTGGCCTGTGGCTGACCAGCTACGCTAAAAATAAAGCCTATCTGGAAGAAGTGGACGCAAAAGTGCCGATGCTGGAGCAGCAGAGCAAGGCGCTGCAAAACCAGCCCCAGCGCGATCTGTTTGCGCTTCTGCCGCTGCTTAACAGCCTGGTGGATCTGCCGAAAAGCGATGCCTTCGACGTTAACAACCCGCCGGTTTCCCGCCGCATGGGGCTTTATCGCGGGGATGACGTCAGCGATGCCTCGCAGTCTCTGTATCAGAAGGCGCTGGATCAGATGCTGCTGCCTGCCGTGGCGATGCACATTACCACCTGGCTGCGCAACGACAACGGCAGCGACGTGGAATACAGCTATGAGGCGCTGAAAGCCTATCAGATGCTCTACCAGCCGAAGCACTATGACGGTAAATTCCTGCACTCGTGGGTAATGCTCAACCTGCAACGCAACCTGCCGCAGAACGTGACGCAGGCGCAGCTTCAGGAGCTGGAATGGCACCTGACCCAGCTGCTGGAGCCAAAAATTCAGGCTTCACCGTATGCGCAGGATGAGGATCTGGTGGCCCGTGAAAGGGCGCTCATCAACCAGCAGCCGCTCTCAACACGCGTATATGGCCGCCTGAAACGTCTGCTGGAGCATGATGAGAACCTGAAGCCGGTTTCGCTTTCAGATCTCGGCGGCCCGCAGAGCGAGCTGGTGTTTTCCCGTAAGAGCGGCAAGCCGGTGAGTGAGGGCGTGCCGGGGCTCTATACGCCGGACGGGTACTGGAAGAGTTTTAACGACCAGATCGACAGCGTGACCACCGCCCTGCACGAGGACGATGCCTGGGTGCTGGGAGCAGCCACCGCCCAGGAAGATAAACAGCAGATCGATAACGCCGTGCGCCAGCTCTACATGCGCGACTTTATCGTCAACTGGGATCGCTTTCTCGCTGACATTCAGCTCAACAACAGCGCCGATCTTTCCCAGCGCATCAACACCGCGCGCCTGCTTTCAGGCACCAACTCGCCGCTGCGCCGTCTGGTACTTAACCTGAGCAAGGTGCTGACCCTGTCGCGCACTGCGCCTGCCCCGGAAGATGCGCAGAAAGCGGAAGACCAAAGCAACCGCGCCACTCGTACGCTGGAAGCGCTGTTCAGCAACGGTGACAATGCCCCGACGCAGGGCGCGGTTGTGACGCAGGCGCCTGAGCAACTGGTGACCGACCACTATGCGCCGATGATTGAGCTGGCGCAGCCGCTGGAGAAGGGCGGTAAGACCATCGTCTTTGATGATTTTCTCAAGCAGGTTGACGAGCTTTATCGCTACCTGACAGCCGTTCAGGATGCAGCAAACAGCGGTATGCCCGCGCCGGGCGGCGATGCCATCAGCCGCCTGCAAGCCAGCGCGGGCCGTCTGCCGGGCGGGCTGCAAACCATGTTCAGTAATATGGCCGTCGGCGCCAGCAGCGATACCCAGCGTCGCGATCTGGAGAACGTGCGTAAGCGCATCAACGTGGAAGTGGGTGGGTTCTGCCGTCAGGCGATTGCCGGGCGTTATCCGCTGGTGCGCAGCGCCAGCACCGAGGTGACGCCGGACGACCTGGCTCGCATGTTCGCGCCAGGCACCGGTCTGATGGACACCTTTTTCCGCGACAACCTGACCAACAAGGTGGACACCACCCAGGCGAACTGGCGCTTTATGCCGGGCATCGACGGTAAAACGCTGCCAGGCAGCGAAGGCCTGTTGCGTCCGTTCCAGCAGGCGCAATCTGTCCGCGATGCCTTCTTTGCCAACGGCGCGACCACGCCATCCTTTAAGGTGACGGTGCGCACCGTGCGGATGGACAACACCATTCTGAACCTGACGCTGGACGTGGACGGTCAGCTGCTGCGCTACAGCCACGGTCCGCAGGCGGTGCAGATCATGACCTGGCCGGGGCCGGGCGGGACGAACCAGGTGCGTATGCAGCTCGGTCTGGCCAATGGCAGCACCGCAACGCTGGTGACCAACGGTTCCTGGGCGCTCAACCGCTTTTTCGACAAGGCGCGCACCAGCCCTGGCGCGGGTAGCCTGAGCCGTCAGGCCACGTTCAACGTCGACGGACATCAGGTCACGCTGGAGTTTGCCCCGAACAGCATCCGCAATCCGTTCCAGCTTCCCCGTTTCTCATGCCCATAA
- a CDS encoding DotU family type VI secretion system protein has product MQERQDTGSDAVFTGASGNNQLVAAANPLLNAIPQIRHSVSHDDQVGLRQRLIDEIRRFEVRCQQAGLPYEVIVGARYCLCTALDEAAALTPWGSSGVWSSNGLLVTFHNETWGGEKFFQLLARLSQNPREHILLLEMINYCLLLGFEGRYRVLDNGRTQLETIKQRLWQMIRGVRGSYPPPLSPHPEDRPVLRKLWRPMIPLWACVALVGFIACLFYIVLNWRLGDNTSPVLAKIYQSQLPETTIQQPARQLPAVLNLRGFLKPEIDAGLVAVKDEADRSVVILKGDGLFASASTVVRDRYEPVIDRIAQAMNNVSGKILVVGYSDNVPIRSARFASNYELSLERARSVQKQLQGSLSQPERVKAEGRGEINPVAPNTTPENRARNRRVEITLLVSPDNTQAELNGLPQGN; this is encoded by the coding sequence ATGCAGGAACGACAGGATACCGGCAGTGATGCCGTGTTTACCGGAGCCAGTGGGAACAATCAGCTGGTGGCGGCCGCCAATCCGCTGCTCAATGCGATTCCGCAAATCCGTCATTCGGTTTCCCACGACGATCAGGTCGGGCTGCGCCAGCGCCTGATTGACGAAATTCGCCGTTTCGAGGTGCGATGCCAGCAGGCGGGCTTACCGTATGAAGTGATTGTCGGCGCGCGCTACTGCCTCTGCACGGCGCTGGACGAAGCCGCCGCGCTGACTCCCTGGGGAAGCAGCGGCGTCTGGTCAAGCAATGGTCTGCTGGTGACGTTTCATAACGAAACCTGGGGCGGCGAGAAGTTTTTCCAGCTGCTGGCGCGTCTGTCGCAGAATCCGCGCGAACACATTCTGCTGCTGGAGATGATCAACTACTGTCTGCTGCTCGGCTTTGAAGGCCGCTACCGCGTACTGGACAATGGCCGGACCCAGCTTGAAACCATCAAACAGCGCCTGTGGCAGATGATCCGTGGCGTGCGCGGCAGCTACCCGCCGCCGCTCTCGCCGCACCCGGAAGATCGCCCCGTTCTGCGCAAGCTCTGGCGGCCGATGATCCCACTCTGGGCGTGCGTGGCGCTGGTCGGCTTTATCGCCTGCCTGTTCTATATCGTGCTGAACTGGCGTCTGGGTGATAACACCAGCCCGGTGCTGGCGAAAATTTACCAGTCCCAACTGCCGGAAACCACGATCCAGCAGCCTGCGCGTCAGCTGCCGGCGGTGCTGAACCTGCGCGGCTTCCTGAAACCAGAAATTGATGCCGGTCTGGTGGCCGTTAAGGATGAGGCGGATCGCAGCGTGGTGATCCTGAAAGGGGACGGACTCTTTGCCTCGGCCTCAACGGTGGTGCGCGATCGCTATGAGCCGGTCATCGACCGCATCGCCCAGGCGATGAATAACGTCAGCGGCAAAATTCTGGTGGTGGGGTACAGCGACAACGTGCCGATCCGCAGCGCACGCTTCGCCTCCAACTATGAACTCTCGCTTGAGCGCGCCCGTTCGGTGCAAAAACAGCTCCAGGGTAGCCTCTCGCAGCCTGAGCGCGTCAAAGCCGAAGGGCGGGGCGAGATCAACCCGGTAGCGCCTAACACCACGCCTGAAAATCGCGCCCGTAACCGCCGCGTGGAGATTACGCTGCTGGTGTCGCCTGACAATACCCAGGCCGAGCTGAACGGATTGCCGCAAGGAAACTAA